A stretch of the Zeugodacus cucurbitae isolate PBARC_wt_2022May chromosome 6, idZeuCucr1.2, whole genome shotgun sequence genome encodes the following:
- the LOC105216331 gene encoding uncharacterized protein LOC105216331 isoform X4 encodes MVSVNVNGVTMNLTKHQLKIIPLIQRKYNVSIGFLKSNLANIEKFLWYALSPRLVIKRVAIRKGSKQRVILNYYHLRRVLFDQAERKVIKTRRRNVQLWSRQMVSYLRRKYGVKEHIEITSLSDNIDTTNKHKAEISSSGNMAPDEVSKQLKEQLEILRSGKRTVPLMESETKLTVDELKNDSAVETVDIPTSTSMNTCTTKYVDDSNKLSHITSEVLNKTESVTQNTLETTPEKQIMGSDETRNEQPKHSYKTDRTIDVDGESVELPPLGSTTKTCTTDFLTKSASEIFQQSAEKKTSNSLSGNSNFLDMLMNKMRGKNILTETSSNVKGNQSFPGAMESSETNLDKACDNNEHFTDSGEEFFGFDETERVPGMLLTPVVPFSAQSKGNANVAFISESLNEFMRENLLESSDCATDGIGNVAARKHRQATLDGLVTPDCIPPRIEMPLVPESLQKLRTVAERRQYLQKFNRNHKLAIINNEAAICRELQRKIRHQKSKSVSQQSLQAPNSQMPFTRQGWQAASFVTTEFNHYYYQTLDVVDGSEREHVRLPGVRGNNGERNKQPYLSRVPNKFIRNKCNISTCSDALVARDFKPVKTEPDKKKLNKTPLPSVFKPCPLSHKPFQKPLDDETAPLLLAGGSMAVVRMPIVELEVFPALGKPLHDVAKRYLDYILPHCDITREWAEFSVSTLQQTAQCRMKNDDQSKQADDVAKVSNESYTFPIPYMNDRSHILVRRVVDRSEKLDETFEATTSPIEDFSFRANIDENDCELVECADVLSEMINSVAISCSENSFIKTDPDGLQTEKEDVELKQEKVTTKLKEEKSCNSKATDDSKTFNQAAANKKQNRLLLELRRLNATIIDAAVKAEKGVKPCTKEYCTFGCICQSLADDYPLRQHCGKSKCVIECTCKTPSQSRIMRLETDGRSITTEDAFMLRRQATARLARMEKEFTSTIVLTENETLLINESQYDKKRRCTKAPKRYEDFADTDEDYTGRTSAIQPPKKTQNTAVVAIETPTDTTLNVGFSETTTELREPIYVNDKVLENLKHCTVPLMRLEDTQNMAVWCMVHELYKCYCGGRATEGKPLVIEKDNNVTTSSDQTNVGNKQSILPDEEYIVTSTKARYSFEKVERTVDEVEEVLREKELVRRRREKRKSADRKSQGSVVKYNSTDDERDESDKEDDILEETLGSDYDGDDCRAKRPKMTKRLERRGRPSELSFINKYFNTDADGCRRVVVVPRKTYLRLNRKRRTEVEEFIAKNENKQSMLLLNEHIMRSVYYHKHEVEKQRKEAAQESLLLTKKRKLKDTELSGSEEVLNKESDKEPIEPAKKKPLNKLERKVVELTDEDSCQSSLSSLRSLPDSKATAETKLQRRRRRLQERSLLSSKKTDEDTTKHDNGSPIEEDSDATSATADLKTSQFKKSESDVKKQNTNIPDKALAISDDAQPSVSSITEGATDISSAASECSASVSLSMQPSQSLSTSRMDFFRDVVRSMNNLVNKKMQDIGLALKRESKVIPAPNNDILCIIKWSNFLEAFIEGFVFIWQVKLRDEQSFFAATIKNMMPMILDAVGVVNIAALPMQQLPLMGRMLLQRCRSPQTRDLAIVMQGRAKFWLVKGFLRADKSSACAKPTPKTHPLLTRKINVLSTLLAKQHIRELNKKVAQKQMEELTETTEVKEPTAAATQNITPVQQSLLRSQPPPLAHLEKETNVPHNNKSVQKTKLGESVENNNTLQKKLQPSVMRGSPPSGAVHTKTTDTKHKAKSSSGLSMLQELIGNSQYSEMKTNIIFRKVRSNDIDEMNVLDVTTEPHRWLVLDLYRDFSHIYVPDFQELVSLDRIQKVMAFSKQKQKIVKLQFFQNAAYDAFVIPKSERKIFFGPIKMHMPPPSLILLQSVDGKMMLRETYQQMHNIQGGSRERDSTTAFCIVRKSGQVYMDYKLDGGVADATKFEKEKGRGEMPAIESVQQPESDDDDCMIVEDAEPSGSFSALEPLPQPNITVKPLSELQSKHNNSLSSRQLTNFTIQSNANSKRLQITNLGTTPVNDSSNNSDFLASAQLPQTQISVNGSINSQLVQLPNVTQSQITPLADKQTAAILRGLPPNAVITGVTPAPQEAPYATTIYISNIPTTVPVVANGTQGHDATVATTIASNTLENISNVRFLTPDVRVTATGDATSNELFATHALTTMSNSNSGIFTLPISQQQSSLLDTRESIGSSTMPAAAEITTKATPGELKSSANSSTGSTTITKMSDKLESDGKMVMNIEEDEFEPAASIVFKSNATALSTVANELPFTAGVGNNSNTCTINGTTAITICPPTIVTKTKPATQTATMVAKKTNTSSTKTKIAALPYRTLAPQKEPKTTQSLITSTVCSNSITPTYSSTTRTASNKSTTLNSAVEMSKASSASISNAYTKQQQQVAGVQHSRSMKLTKTQSFGFRQSLPSSSRSLMMNSPKTNGGNVFSPKPLINVRPAVPLPQRVSSTTQRLSDSALLSPHLLNGRLSGPMAAKTPRPFPTPSLHKTPSDKNNVSSKQADTNVKNNTQLGKSKPSEQYGVLCSSTNDGSPRFWAKRLHNSYLIKVPGISSVVHRTDFESVDTYLNEHLRKQSPAMESKLPIKWNFVPSEQLNLPIKRLTAKKHEKVVVRCAKPTENKASESKVVSSSADCNVGKNADIATPTTLDTKCAEPIVIED; translated from the exons ATGGTTTCG gtAAATGTTAACGGTGTCACAATGAATTTGACTAAACACCAGCTAAAGATAATCCCACTAATTCAACGTAAATACAATGTGTCTATTGGATTTTTAAAATCTAATTTGGCCAATATTGAGAAATTCCTATGGTATGCATTGAGTCCCCGATTGGTAATCAAACGTGTTGCTATTCGAAAAGGCAGCAAACAACGGGTTATATTAAACTATTACCATTTGAGAAGAGTTTTATTTGATCAGGCCGAACGCAAGGTAATTAAAACCCGAAGGCGAAATGTACAACTTTGGTCCAGACAGATGGTTTCTTATCTTCGCCGAAAATACGGCGTTAAAGAACATATTGAAATAACTTCGCTTAGTGATAATATAGATACCACAAATAAACATAAGGCAGAAATATCCAGCAGCGGAAATATGGCTCCAGACGAAGTGAGTAAACAATTGAAAGAGCAATTGGAAATACTTCGGAGTGGAAAACGTACAGTTCCGCTCATGGAAAGTGAAACTAAATTAACTGTGGATGAGTTGAAGAATGATTCGGCAGTGGAAACAGTTGACATACCTACATCGACCTCTATGAATACGTGTACCACAAAGTATGTAGATGATAGCAATAAACTTAGCCATATTACTTCAGAAGTATTAAATAAGACTGAAAGTGTAACTCAAAACACATTAGAGACAACGCCTGAAAAACAAATTATGGGGAGTGACGAAACGCGTAATGAACAACCAAAGCATAGCTATAAAACAGACAGAACTATTGATGTTGACGGCGAGAGTGTTGAGTTGCCTCCGTTAGGTTCAACTACCAAAACATGTACtacagattttttaacaaagtcCGCCTcagaaatatttcaacaaagtgCGGAGAAGAAAACTTCGAATTCATTAAGTGGCAATAGTAATTTTTTGGATATGCTCATGAATAAGATGCGTGGAAAAAATATACTCACAGAGACCTCTAGTAATGTGAAAGGAAATCAGTCTTTTCCCGGAGCCATGGAATCATCTGAAACAAATCTGGATAAAGCTTGCGATAATAACGAACATTTTACTGATTCTGGTGAAGAGTTCTTCGGTTTCGATGAGACCGAACGCGTGCCCGGCATGTTGCTTACACCAGTAGTACCATTTTCGGCACAATCCAAGGGCAATGCTAATGTTGCATTCATCAGTGAGTCATTGAATGAGTTTATGCGTGAAAATTTGCTGGAAAGTAGTGATTGTGCAACTGACGGCATTGGAAATGTTGCTGCACGCAAACATCGCCAGGCTACATTGGATGGATTGGTCACACCCGACTGTATACCGCCGCGCATTGAGATGCCACTAGTGCCAGAAAGTTTGCAAAAATTACGAACAGTCGCCGAGCGACGCCAgtatttgcaaaaattcaaCCGTAATCATAAGCTGGCAATCATAAATAATGAGGCGGCCATTTGCCGTGAGCTACAAAGAAAGATAcgccaccaaaaatcaaaaagcgTCTCTCAACAGTCGTTGCAGGCGCCGAATTCACAAATGCCATTTACTCGTCAAGGTTGGCAAGCGGCTTCATTTGTCACTACCGAATTCAATCATTATTATTACCAAACGTTAGATGTGGTAGATGGGAGTGAACGCGAGCATGTGCGACTACCGGGAGTTCGTGGCAATAACGGAGAACGAAATAAGCAACCATACCTTAGCCGAGTGCCGAATAAGTTTATAAGGAATAAATGCAATATAAGCACTTGCAGCGATGCTCTAGTGGCACGTGATTTTAAACCTGTAAAAACCGAACCCGATAAGAAAAAACTAAACAAGACACCACTGCCAAGTGTGTTCAAACCCTGCCCACTATCACATAAGCCCTTCCAAAAACCGTTAGACGATGAGACTGCACCTTTACTGTTGGCCGGTGGTAGCATGGCGGTGGTGCGAATGCCAATTGTGGAACTGGAAGTTTTTCCAGCACTTGGCAAACCACTACACGATGTAGCCAAACGTTACTTAGATTATATACTACCGCACTGTGATATAACGCGTGAATGGGCTGAGTTCAGCGTGTCTACATTACAGCAAACTGCTCAATGTAGGATGAAAAATGATGATCAGTCAAAACAAGCGGATGATGTTGCCAAAGTTTCCAATGAATCATACACGTTTCCCATTCCATATATGAACGATCGCAGTCACATACTGGTGCGTCGTGTTGTTGATCGTTCAGAGAAACTTGATGAAACATTTGAGGCGACCACGTCACCTATAGAAGATTTTTCCTTTCGTGCTAATATTGATGAAAATGATTGTGAGCTAGTCGAGTGTGCGGATGTGTTAAGTGAGATGATAAACAGCGTCGCTATAAGTTGTAGTGAgaattcattcataaaaacaGATCCAGATGGACTGCAAACCGAGAAGGAGGATGTAGAGTTGAAACAAGAGAAAGTTACCACAAAGCTGAAAGAGGAGAAAAGCTGCAACAGCAAAGCTACGGATGATTCTAAGACATTCAATCAAGCggcggcaaataaaaaacagaACCGTCTTCT CTTGGAATTGCGTCGCCTGAATGCTACTATAATTGATGCAgcggtaaaagctgaaaaag GAGTGAAGCCTTGTACAAAGGAATATTGTACATTTGGTTGTATTTGTCAGAGTCTCGCCGATGACTATCCTTTGCGTCAGCATTGTGGCAAATCCAAGTGTGTCATAGAGTGCACATGCAAAACTCCATCACAATCACGCATAATGCGGCTAGAAACAGAT GGTCGCTCAATCACAACCGAAGATGCGTTTATGCTTCGTAGACAGGCAACTGCGCGACTCGCGCGTATGGAGAAAGAATTTACGTCCACAATTGTTTTAACTGAAAATGAGACACTGTTAATCAATGAATCGCAATATGATAAGAAACGTCGTTGTACTAAAGCACCAAAGCGCTACGAAGATTTCGCTGATACCGATGAAGATTATACGGGTCGAACGTCGGCAATTCAACCAccaaagaaaacacaaaataccGCCGTTGTAGCAATTGAAACAcccacggatacgaccttaaaTGTTGGATTTTCGGAGACAACTACCGAGCTACGCGAACCCATCTATGTCAACGATAAAGTATTGGAAAACCTTAAGCATTGTACTGTGCCGCTGATGCGTTTGGAGGATACTCAAAATATGGCGGTGTGGTGTATGGTACATGAGTTATACAAATGTTATTGTGGTGGTCGTGCTACCGAGGGAAAACCGCTCGTTATCGAAAAGGATAATAATGTGACCACTAGTAGTGATCAAACAAATGTTGGAAATAAACAAAGTATTCTGCCAGATGAAGAATACATTGTTACATCTACAAAAGCACGTTATTCGTTCGAAAAAGTTGAACGAACAGTAGACGAAGTAGAGGAAGTATTGCGGGAAAAGGAGTTAGTCAggagaagaagagaaaaaagaaaaagtgcAGATCGAAAATCTCAAGGCAGTGTTGTGAAGTATAATAGTACAGATGACGAACGAGATGAAAGTGATAAGGAAGATGATATTCTAGAGGAAACATTAGGTTCAGACTACGATGGTGATGATTGTCGTGCAAAACGTCCGAAAATGACAAAACGTCTAGAACGGCGTGGACGACCAAGTGAGCTCtcctttattaataaatatttcaacaccGATGCAGACGGTTGCCGCCGCGTAGTTGTCGTGCCACGCAAAACCTACTTACGTTTAAATCGCAAACGGCGTACAGAAGTTGAAGAATTTATAGCCAAGAACGAGAACAAACAGTCTATGCTGTTGCTGAATGAACACATAATGCGATCAGTGTACTACCACAAACATGAGGTGGAGAAGCAACGTAAAGAAGCAGCGCAGGAATCGCTGTTACTAACGAAGAAACGAAAATTAAAGGATACAGAATTATCAGGTTCCGAGGAGGTGTTAAACAAAG AATCGGACAAAGAACCAATAGAGCCAGCGAAGAAGAAACCATTGAATAAGCTGGAACGAAAAGTCGTCGAATTAACTGATGAAGATTCCTGTCAGTCCTCACTTTCTTCCTTACGTTCATTACCTGATAGCAAAGCAACAGCTGAAACAAAACTACAGAGAAGGCGTCGACGGCTACAAGAACGAAGTTTGCTGAGTAGTAAAAAAACTGATGAAGATACTACAAAACATGACAATGGTTCGCCCATAGAGGAAGATAGTGATGCTACCAGTGCCACAGCCGACTTGAAAACTTCTCAGTTCAAAAAAAGTGAATCAgatgttaaaaaacaaaacacaaatatacCCGATAAGGCGCTCGCGATCAGCGATGATGCACAGCCGTCTGTCTCATCTATTACAGAAGGTGCTACGGACATCAGCTCAGCTGCATCGGAATGTTCGGCATCAGTATCTTTAAGCATGCAACCATCACAATCACTTTCAACTTCACGCATGGATTTCTTCAGAGATGTAGTGCGCAGCATGAATAATTTGGTGAACAAAAAGATGCAAGACATCGGTTTAGCACTAAAACGTGAAAGCAAAGTTATTCCTGCACCAAATAATGACATTTTATGCATAATTAAATGGTCAAATTTTTTGGAGGCCTTTATTGAAGGCTTTGTTTTCATATGGCAAGTGAAGCTGCGTGATGAACAATCTTTCTTTGCTgccacaataaaaaatatgatgccAATGATACTGGATGCTGTGGGTGTAGTTAATATAGCCGCTTTACCGATGCAACAACTGCCGCTAATGGGTCGCATGTTGCTGCAACGCTGCCGAAGTCCTCAAACTCGCGATCTGGCAATTGTGATGCAAGGGCGCGCCAAATTTTGGCTCGTGAAGGGGTTTTTGCGTGCAGATAAATCTAGTGCGTGCGCTAAGCCAACACCAAAGACTCATCCACTGCTTACACGTAAAATTAATGTATTATCTACCTTGCTAGCTAAACAACATATtcgcgaattaaataaaaaggtcGCACAGAAACAGATGGAGGAACTTACAGAAACAACTGAAGTGAAAGAACCAACAGCAGCTGCTACCCAAAATATCACACCTGTTCAACAATCCCTCTTGAGATCGCAGCCACCACCGTTAGCGCATTTggaaaaagaaacaaatgttCCACATAATAACAAAAGTGTACAGAAGACAAAATTAGGCGAATCAGTTGAAAATAACAATACGCTACAGAAGAAACTTCAGCCTTCAGTAATGCGAGGATCCCCACCGTCTGGTGCAgtgcatacaaaaacaactgaTACAAAGCATAAAGCGAAATCAAGCAGCGGCTTATCCATGTTGCAAGAATTGATTGGAAACAGTCAGTATTCGGAAATGAAGACAAACATTATCTTCCGCAAAGTAAGATCTAACGATATTGATGAAATGAATGTACTGGATGTGACTACGGAGCCTCATCGTTGGCTGGTACTGGATCTTTATagggatttttcacatatatatgtgcCAGACTTCCAAGAACTAGTTTCGCTCGATCGCATACAGAAAGTTATGGCATTcagcaaacaaaagcaaaagatcGTGAAGTTGCAATTCTTCCAGAACGCAGCATACGATGCTTTCGTAATACCAAAATCTGAACGCAAAATTTTCTTTGGACCTATAAAAATGCATATGCCACCGCCATCACTGATTTTGCTACAAAGTGTTGATGGCAAAATGATGCTGCGCGAAACGTATCAGCAAATGCACAATATACAAGGGGGTTCAAGAGAGAGAGACAGTACAACAGCATTTTGTATTGTACGAAAAAGTGGACAG GTTTACATGGACTATAAATTAGATGGAGGCGTAGCAGATGCCACGAAATTTGAAAAGGAGAAAGGCAGGGGAGAAATGCCAGCTATCGAAAGTGTGCAGCAACCAGAATCGGACGATGATGATTGTATGATTGTGGAGGATGCAGAACCATCAGGCTCATTTTCGGCACTCGAGCCTTTGCCACAACCTAATATTACAGTAAAACCTTTATCAGAGTTACAATCAAAACACAATAACTCTTTATCATCACGGCAACTGACTAATTTCACAATCCAAAGTAATGCTAATTCGAAACGCCTGCAAATAACAAATCTAGGAACTACGCCTGTTAATGATAGTAGCAATAATTCTGATTTTCTGGCTAGTGCACAATTGCCTCAGACACAAATATCAGTGAATGGGTCAATAAACTCTCAATTGGTTCAATTGCCGAATGTCACTCAAAGCCAAATAACACCATTAGCAGACAAACAAACTGCTGCTATTCTGCGCGGTCTCCCACCTAATGCGGTTATTACTGGAGTGACACCAGCACCACAGGAAGCGCCATACGCCACCACAATTTATATTTCGAATATCCCAACCACCGTACCAGTAGTCGCCAATGGGACACAAGGTCATGATGCAACAGTTGCAACAACCATTGCAAGCAATACACTTGAAAACATATCCAATGTAAGATTTCTCACACCTGATGTTCGGGTTACGGCTACAGGAGATGCTACTTCAAATGAATTGTTTGCCACTCATGCATTGACGACAATGAGTAATAGTAACTCCGGCATTTTTACATTGCCCATAAGTCAACAACAGAGTAGCTTATTAGACACACGGGAAAGTATAGGATCCTCTACAATGCCGGCAGCAGCTGAAATCACGACGAAAGCCACACCGGGAGAGTTGAAATCCTCGGCAAACAGCTCAACAG GTTCAACAACAATCACCAAAATGTCCGATAAACTTGAGTCTGATGGAAAAATGGTGATGAATATCGAGGAAGATGAATTTGAACCCGCTGCATCGATTGTTTTCAAATCAAATGCGACGGCACTGTCTACAGTAGCAAATGAGTTGCCATTCACTGCTGGTGTAGGAAACAACTCAAATACATGTACAATAAATggcacaacagcaataacaatctGCCCACCAACGATTGTCACGAAGACGAAACCAGCAACACAGACTGCAACGATGGTCGctaaaaaaacaaacacttcCTCAACAAAGACAAAGATTGCGGCTTTACCATATCGAACGTTGGCGCCTCAAAAAgaaccaaaaacaacacaatCGTTAATAACATCGACAGTTTGTTCTAATTCAATAACACCTACATACAGTTCAACGACCAGAACAGCTTCAAATAAATCAACTACATTAAATTCAGCAGTTGAAATGTCGAAAGCGTCAAGTGCTTCCATATCAAATGCATATactaagcaacagcaacaagtcGCTGGCGTTCAGCACTCACGATCAATGAAGCTAACAAAAACACAATCTTTTGGTTTTCGTCAATCGTTACCGAGCTCGTCGCGAAGCTTAATGATGAACTCACCAAAGACAAATGGCGGTAATGTTTTCTCGCCAAAACCGTTAATAAATGTTAGACCGGCAGTTCCGTTGCCACAACGTGTGAGCTCTACAACACAACGATTAAGCGATTCAGCACTTTTGAGTCCACATCTACTTAACGGAAGGCTAAGTGGTCCAATGGCGGCGAAGACCCCTAGGCCTTTTCCTACTCCTAGTTTGCATAAAACACCATCGGATAAAAATAATGTGTCCTCAAAACAAGCTGatacaaatgtaaaaaataacacACAACTAGGAAAAAGTAAGCCGAGTGAGCAATACGGTGTGCTTTGTTCAAGCACTAATGATGGTTCGCCAAGATTCTGGGCGAAGCGACTgcataattcatatttaattaaagtaCCGGGCATAAGCAGCGTTGTGCATCGTACTGACTTTGAAAGTGTTGACACTTATTTGAATGA GCATCTGCGGAAACAAAGTCCCGCCATGGAATCTAAGCTGCCAATTAAGTGGAACTTTGTGCCATCTGAACAGTTGAATCTGCCGATTAAAAGGTTGACAGCTAAGAAG CATGAAAAGGTTGTTGTTCGTTGTGCAAAGCCGACAGAAAACAAAGCATCCGAGTCCAAAGTCGTGAGTTCGAGCGCTGATTGCAATGTTGGAAAAAATGCAGACATTGCTACACCCACAACGTTGGACACAAAATGTGCCGAACCAATTGTAATCGAAGATTAA